The following are from one region of the Nitrospira defluvii genome:
- a CDS encoding ABC transporter ATP-binding protein: MAAEITIHLVKTFPGRPPIRARIRYPVEGATVLILFGPSGSGKTTILRSVAGLEWPEEGTIRFVSRVWLETASGIRVPPQERHVGYMSQDYALFPTYTVTGNIAYGLSHLPSAERKKRVDEVMELFQLRGLEQAKPRELSGGQQQRVALARAVAPRPLLLLLDEPLSALDAPTRLHLRDELRVLLKQLALPSIIVTHDWAEALTLGDVMAVIRAGEVLQVGAPIDVFSRPQNADVARVVGVETVVKGRVVEATGGMLRVSVDGTALLALEAESIGPDVFACIRAEDVVLEQGRASVSSARNHLTGTVQSVTMLGALARVTLDCGFPLVAMVTRSTVEEFKLAPGLVITAAIKAGAVHLVSRQEA, encoded by the coding sequence ATGGCCGCAGAAATAACCATCCACCTCGTCAAGACGTTTCCCGGTCGGCCGCCGATTCGCGCGCGGATCCGTTACCCGGTGGAAGGTGCGACGGTCCTGATTCTGTTCGGCCCGTCGGGATCGGGGAAGACAACCATTCTGCGATCCGTGGCCGGGCTTGAATGGCCGGAGGAAGGCACCATCCGTTTCGTGTCACGGGTGTGGCTGGAGACCGCGTCAGGGATTCGAGTCCCGCCTCAAGAGCGTCATGTCGGGTACATGTCGCAGGATTACGCATTGTTTCCGACCTACACCGTAACGGGGAATATCGCCTATGGCCTGAGCCATCTTCCTTCCGCGGAACGCAAGAAACGGGTCGATGAAGTGATGGAGCTGTTTCAACTGCGCGGGTTGGAGCAGGCGAAGCCCAGAGAACTGTCCGGAGGGCAGCAACAGCGTGTGGCGCTGGCGCGAGCCGTGGCGCCTCGGCCGCTCCTCTTGTTGCTGGATGAGCCGCTGTCGGCCTTGGATGCGCCGACTCGACTGCATTTGCGCGACGAACTCCGGGTGCTCCTGAAACAGCTGGCGCTGCCGTCGATCATTGTGACGCACGACTGGGCGGAAGCCCTGACATTGGGCGATGTTATGGCGGTCATCCGTGCAGGAGAGGTCTTACAGGTCGGGGCGCCGATCGACGTGTTCAGCCGTCCACAGAACGCGGATGTTGCGCGCGTAGTCGGTGTTGAAACCGTGGTGAAAGGGCGGGTGGTCGAGGCCACCGGCGGCATGTTGCGCGTGAGCGTGGACGGGACGGCACTCCTTGCGCTCGAAGCGGAATCGATCGGCCCTGACGTGTTTGCCTGTATCAGGGCGGAAGATGTGGTGCTGGAACAGGGGCGAGCCTCGGTAAGCAGCGCGCGCAATCACCTGACGGGTACGGTTCAGTCAGTGACCATGTTGGGTGCGTTGGCGCGGGTGACCCTGGACTGTGGTTTTCCCCTCGTCGCAATGGTGACGAGATCAACGGTGGAGGAGTTCAAGCTTGCCCCCGGGCTGGTGATCACCGCCGCGATCAAGGCCGGAGCCGTCCATTTGGTCTCGCGACAAGAAGCCTAG
- a CDS encoding porin: MKRLREGLYIFRHQRCAHRLLVGVLIVLAAWLASAGASEAADTGKLVEKDGKYVFVESMDPSLKLLLERSVKSGMITQEEYDQVVKDSEERTQLLSPSFRGWYDRGFNLSMNDNAFFLKIRFRSQLRYTQRFRNDAWRNPGEAKNFPELLGVFGDYRANRSENSSSSFNVRRLRFYFMGHLFDPDFKYYIQMRAETAENAQSPGSLSLFDVNFTYTKLPWANVQFGQYKVYFNRSQINSTASMQFAERALVQDAFTASGLDRRDIGITIMNDEELFPVNYYLGVFNGAGPSFNRLGSFTSEEATVGCPGGQTSGNPFPSPAGCPANQRNLNANTRIDVDRLMYVARLNWNILGRPGYGEGDLAYSETPQLAVGGGYSYNPGVNTSSDNAFVGLDLANLNIRRQLAAFGNGRQLGLGIVDYSTWAADGVFKYRGFSLQGEFYFKNVIRHDKGLPCMNTTCTATAPNNFGNAMGWYVQSGYYLIPRTVELAARYAYWDPDTNSANDLIRQADVSLNWFLNGTYDHQIMVTYSNTQFGTGGYTIGRSAPLPPGSGTVPLDAVGGTLIENAIRVQYQIFF; the protein is encoded by the coding sequence ATGAAGCGACTTAGGGAAGGCCTGTATATTTTTCGTCATCAACGGTGTGCTCATCGCCTGCTTGTAGGCGTGTTGATAGTACTGGCGGCTTGGCTGGCCTCTGCGGGGGCGAGTGAGGCGGCCGATACCGGAAAGCTGGTCGAAAAAGACGGCAAGTATGTCTTTGTCGAAAGCATGGACCCCTCGCTCAAGCTCCTGCTCGAACGGTCGGTCAAAAGCGGCATGATTACGCAGGAGGAGTACGATCAGGTGGTCAAAGATTCCGAAGAGCGGACCCAATTGCTCTCGCCGTCTTTCCGCGGGTGGTATGACCGCGGATTTAATCTCTCGATGAACGACAATGCCTTTTTTCTCAAGATCCGATTCCGATCCCAGCTCCGTTATACGCAACGATTCCGCAACGATGCCTGGAGAAATCCCGGTGAAGCCAAGAACTTTCCCGAGCTCCTGGGCGTGTTCGGTGACTATCGAGCCAATCGGTCGGAGAACAGTTCCTCCTCGTTCAATGTTCGTCGACTGCGGTTCTACTTCATGGGCCATCTGTTCGACCCGGACTTCAAATATTACATCCAGATGCGGGCGGAGACGGCAGAGAATGCTCAATCGCCAGGTTCGCTCTCCCTTTTTGACGTCAATTTCACCTACACGAAACTGCCCTGGGCCAACGTGCAGTTCGGGCAGTACAAGGTGTACTTCAACCGGTCGCAAATTAATTCGACGGCATCGATGCAATTCGCCGAACGGGCCCTTGTGCAGGATGCCTTTACCGCGAGCGGTCTCGATCGTCGTGATATCGGCATCACGATCATGAACGACGAAGAGTTGTTCCCTGTGAACTATTACTTGGGCGTGTTTAACGGCGCCGGTCCGAGCTTCAACCGCCTGGGCTCGTTCACGTCTGAAGAAGCCACGGTTGGTTGTCCCGGCGGCCAGACGAGCGGCAATCCATTCCCATCTCCGGCCGGCTGTCCTGCCAATCAGCGCAATCTGAATGCCAATACGCGTATCGATGTAGATCGACTGATGTATGTGGCCAGACTGAACTGGAATATTCTCGGCCGTCCCGGATACGGAGAGGGCGACCTCGCCTATTCTGAAACACCTCAACTCGCCGTCGGCGGCGGATACTCCTATAATCCCGGGGTGAATACCAGTTCCGACAACGCCTTCGTCGGCCTCGATCTCGCCAACCTCAACATCAGGCGCCAGTTGGCGGCCTTCGGCAACGGCCGACAGCTTGGTCTCGGTATTGTGGACTATTCCACCTGGGCGGCCGATGGGGTGTTCAAATACCGCGGCTTCTCGCTGCAGGGCGAGTTTTATTTCAAGAACGTCATCCGCCACGACAAGGGACTGCCTTGCATGAACACCACCTGCACGGCAACGGCGCCGAATAATTTCGGCAATGCCATGGGTTGGTATGTGCAAAGCGGCTATTACCTGATTCCGCGCACGGTGGAACTGGCGGCCCGGTATGCCTATTGGGATCCCGATACCAACTCCGCGAACGACCTGATCCGGCAGGCCGATGTGTCATTGAACTGGTTTCTGAACGGAACCTATGACCACCAAATCATGGTGACCTATAGCAATACCCAGTTTGGTACCGGCGGATATACCATCGGCCGAAGCGCACCGCTGCCGCCAGGGTCGGGAACGGTACCACTGGATGCGGTGGGGGGAACCTTGATTGAAAATGCCATACGTGTTCAATATCAAATCTTCTTCTAG
- the modA gene encoding molybdate ABC transporter substrate-binding protein, translating to MRRFFAIILFILCAVSPVSAEEIAVAAASDLNFAIKEVIGEFEKQTGHRVKLSLGSSGNFYAQLQQGAPFDLYFSADIGYPKKLEEAGLTVPGSLYRYAVGRVVLWAPKTSSLDLAKGLTVLREPTIKKIAIANPKHAPYGRAAVAAMEHAQVYADVKDRLVLGENISQAAQFIESGACDVGIIALSLALAPAMKSAGSYWEIPAEAHPPLEQGAAILKQSKHQELARNFLSFLQGSQGQEIMIRYGFTLPK from the coding sequence ATGAGAAGGTTCTTCGCCATCATTCTGTTCATCTTGTGTGCGGTAAGCCCTGTCAGTGCCGAGGAGATCGCCGTAGCGGCCGCCTCCGATCTCAACTTTGCCATCAAAGAGGTGATTGGGGAATTTGAGAAGCAGACCGGTCATCGCGTGAAGTTATCGCTGGGTTCATCCGGCAACTTTTACGCGCAACTCCAGCAGGGTGCGCCTTTCGATCTGTATTTCTCAGCGGATATCGGGTATCCGAAAAAACTGGAGGAGGCGGGCCTGACCGTCCCGGGCTCGTTGTATCGGTATGCGGTGGGACGGGTGGTGCTGTGGGCGCCGAAGACCTCTTCGTTGGATCTGGCCAAGGGCTTGACGGTCTTGCGGGAACCGACGATCAAGAAGATCGCCATTGCCAATCCCAAGCACGCGCCCTATGGGCGTGCAGCGGTGGCGGCGATGGAGCATGCTCAGGTCTATGCCGATGTCAAAGACCGCTTGGTCTTGGGTGAAAACATTTCCCAGGCGGCACAGTTCATCGAGTCGGGCGCCTGCGATGTGGGGATCATTGCCCTCTCGCTGGCGCTGGCGCCGGCCATGAAGAGTGCCGGCAGCTATTGGGAAATCCCGGCGGAAGCGCATCCGCCGTTGGAACAAGGGGCGGCCATCTTGAAGCAGTCAAAGCATCAGGAACTCGCTCGTAACTTTTTAAGTTTTCTGCAAGGGTCTCAGGGCCAGGAGATCATGATCCGGTATGGATTCACATTACCGAAGTAA
- a CDS encoding TOBE domain-containing protein, whose protein sequence is MKLSARNQFQGTVVRINEGQAMAEVVVKVGTLEFVAAITEGSVKNMGLTVNDQVTVAVKATEVMIGK, encoded by the coding sequence ATGAAGCTGAGCGCACGGAATCAATTTCAAGGCACCGTGGTCCGTATCAATGAAGGGCAGGCGATGGCTGAGGTGGTGGTGAAAGTGGGCACGCTGGAGTTCGTTGCCGCTATTACCGAAGGGTCTGTCAAGAACATGGGACTCACGGTCAACGATCAGGTCACCGTGGCGGTGAAGGCCACCGAGGTCATGATCGGAAAATAA
- a CDS encoding nickel-dependent hydrogenase large subunit: MAVQTLDISPVGRVEGDLDVRVEVDNGVVTNAWTQAELFRGFEIILRDKDPQAGLVVTPRACGICGASHLTCAAWALDTAWQTTVPRNAILARNLGQIVESLQSQPRYFYGLYAIDLTNKKYRGSRYYEEACKRFAPFTGKSYEIGVTISGKPVEIYALLGGQWPHSSYMVPGGVMCAPTLADITRSVSLLEYYKNNWLEPVWLGCSLERYEQIKTYEDFNAWLDENPAHANSDLGFYWRMGLDTGLHKYGAGLGKYVSWGYLPHEDKYQKPTIEGRNGAVIMKGGVYDGATNTHKLMSQDFARENTSHSWYDEGSADTHPYDRTTKAKSNNKTDFNGTYSWATAVSHADFGRLEAGPFARQMVAGGKHGESWQHYDGFILDVYKKMGGASLHLRQLARMHETIKLYRQAERCLKEFRLNEPWYIKPQEKDGRGWGATEAIRGALCHWIEVKGGKIKNYQIIAPTTWNVGPRDGMGRRGPIEEALLGAPIADPTDPVEVGHVARSFDSCLVCTVHAHDAKTGKELARFKIG, from the coding sequence ATGGCTGTTCAAACATTAGACATTTCTCCCGTCGGCCGAGTGGAAGGCGACCTCGACGTGCGCGTTGAGGTCGACAACGGTGTTGTCACCAACGCCTGGACACAGGCAGAGCTGTTCCGTGGATTCGAGATCATTCTGAGAGACAAAGATCCGCAAGCCGGGCTGGTTGTGACCCCACGCGCCTGCGGCATCTGCGGAGCCTCCCACTTAACCTGCGCTGCGTGGGCCTTGGATACGGCGTGGCAAACCACCGTCCCGAGGAACGCGATTCTTGCGAGAAATCTCGGTCAGATCGTTGAAAGCTTGCAAAGCCAGCCGCGCTACTTCTATGGGCTCTATGCGATCGACCTAACCAACAAGAAGTATCGTGGTAGCCGATACTACGAGGAGGCCTGCAAGCGCTTTGCTCCCTTCACCGGGAAATCCTATGAAATTGGCGTCACCATTTCCGGGAAGCCTGTGGAGATCTATGCGCTTCTGGGTGGCCAGTGGCCTCACTCTAGTTATATGGTCCCCGGCGGGGTCATGTGTGCGCCGACCCTGGCAGACATTACGAGATCCGTCTCGTTACTGGAGTACTACAAGAACAATTGGCTCGAACCGGTCTGGCTTGGCTGCTCATTGGAGCGGTACGAGCAAATCAAAACCTACGAAGACTTCAATGCGTGGTTGGACGAGAATCCAGCCCATGCCAATTCGGATCTGGGATTCTATTGGCGCATGGGCCTAGATACTGGACTCCACAAATACGGAGCTGGGCTTGGGAAATATGTCAGCTGGGGATATTTGCCCCACGAAGATAAATACCAGAAGCCTACCATCGAAGGACGCAATGGCGCCGTGATCATGAAGGGCGGAGTCTATGATGGGGCCACAAACACGCACAAGCTCATGAGCCAGGACTTCGCGCGAGAGAATACGTCTCATTCCTGGTATGACGAGGGATCGGCGGATACGCATCCCTATGATCGCACGACCAAGGCGAAGTCGAATAACAAGACCGATTTCAACGGGACCTACTCCTGGGCGACCGCGGTCAGCCATGCGGATTTCGGCCGGCTGGAAGCGGGACCCTTTGCCCGCCAGATGGTCGCAGGAGGAAAACACGGGGAATCCTGGCAGCACTACGATGGCTTCATCCTGGATGTGTACAAAAAGATGGGTGGCGCGAGTCTCCACCTGCGTCAACTCGCCAGGATGCATGAGACTATCAAGTTATATCGCCAAGCGGAGCGATGCCTGAAGGAGTTCCGGCTCAACGAGCCTTGGTACATCAAGCCCCAGGAGAAGGATGGCCGGGGTTGGGGGGCGACCGAAGCGATTCGTGGAGCGCTCTGTCACTGGATTGAAGTCAAGGGCGGGAAGATCAAGAACTATCAGATTATTGCTCCGACCACGTGGAATGTGGGGCCTCGCGATGGTATGGGTCGTCGTGGTCCGATCGAGGAGGCGTTACTCGGCGCGCCTATTGCCGATCCAACCGATCCCGTCGAAGTCGGTCACGTCGCCCGATCATTCGACTCATGTTTGGTGTGTACCGTTCACGCGCACGATGCCAAGACAGGGAAAGAATTAGCCCGCTTCAAAATCGGGTAG
- a CDS encoding saccharopine dehydrogenase C-terminal domain-containing protein: MLEFRNRILFVGFGAVARCTLPILLKHLRVNPTRITIVDFEPNDAALRPWIEQGVTFVKDRVTPENLGTLLGRHVSAGDLLIDLAWNIDCCEIVQWCHDRGVLYVNTSVELWDPYSGVDDRHPTERTLYWRHMNLRKMTALWSEPGPTAVLEHGANPGLISHFTKHALLDIARQALADKKFSDAQAEKIAHHAQAQEFNHLAHQLGVRVIHCSERDTQITNQPKQVNEFVNTWSVEGFREEGTTTAEMGWGTHEKRLPPFAYEHPDGPKSQICLARMGMNTFVASWVPPDHNIVGMVVRHGEAFSITEKLTVWEGDKAVYRPTVHYAYCPCDSAIASLHELRGSDYRLQPRVRIMTDEIIGGADILGVLVMGHPYQSWWCGSHLDIEESRRLAPHNNATTVQVAISVVAACLWMLENPSRGVCLPDNLPHEFVLAVSKPYLGKFISDPSDWNPLKHYSNVFRGYNQPQLDLSDPWQFTNFLIMEGD, translated from the coding sequence ATGCTGGAGTTTCGGAATCGCATCTTGTTCGTGGGGTTTGGGGCTGTGGCGCGATGTACGCTGCCGATTTTGTTGAAGCACCTTCGTGTCAATCCTACACGCATCACCATCGTAGATTTTGAGCCGAACGATGCGGCGCTACGGCCTTGGATCGAGCAGGGCGTGACCTTCGTCAAGGATCGCGTGACGCCGGAGAATCTGGGCACGCTCCTGGGCCGCCACGTGTCGGCGGGAGACCTCCTCATCGACCTGGCCTGGAACATCGATTGCTGTGAAATCGTCCAGTGGTGCCATGACCGGGGCGTGTTGTACGTCAACACATCGGTGGAGCTCTGGGACCCCTACAGCGGAGTCGACGACAGGCACCCGACCGAGCGGACGCTCTACTGGAGGCACATGAATTTGCGGAAGATGACCGCCCTGTGGAGCGAGCCGGGGCCGACGGCGGTGCTTGAACATGGAGCGAACCCGGGTCTCATCAGCCATTTCACCAAGCATGCGCTGTTGGACATTGCACGGCAGGCTCTGGCAGATAAGAAGTTCAGCGACGCACAGGCGGAAAAGATTGCGCACCACGCGCAGGCGCAGGAGTTCAATCACCTGGCTCACCAGCTCGGAGTCCGGGTCATTCACTGCAGCGAACGCGATACGCAGATCACGAATCAGCCTAAACAGGTGAACGAATTCGTCAACACCTGGAGCGTCGAGGGGTTCCGCGAAGAAGGCACGACGACGGCTGAAATGGGTTGGGGAACACATGAAAAACGGCTACCACCCTTCGCCTACGAGCACCCGGACGGGCCCAAGAGCCAGATTTGTCTCGCGCGGATGGGCATGAACACCTTCGTGGCGAGCTGGGTGCCGCCCGACCATAACATTGTAGGTATGGTCGTCCGCCACGGCGAAGCCTTCAGCATTACCGAAAAACTGACCGTGTGGGAGGGCGACAAGGCGGTCTACCGGCCCACGGTCCACTACGCCTATTGCCCGTGCGATTCCGCAATCGCCTCCCTCCATGAGCTACGCGGTTCAGACTACAGGCTGCAGCCTCGTGTTCGTATCATGACCGACGAGATCATCGGCGGGGCAGACATCCTTGGTGTCCTGGTGATGGGGCACCCGTACCAGTCGTGGTGGTGCGGCTCCCATCTCGACATCGAGGAGTCGCGTCGCCTGGCACCGCACAACAATGCCACTACCGTGCAAGTGGCCATCTCCGTCGTGGCGGCTTGTCTGTGGATGCTTGAGAACCCATCCCGAGGGGTGTGCCTGCCCGACAACCTGCCGCACGAGTTTGTACTCGCCGTCAGCAAGCCGTACCTGGGGAAATTCATTTCAGACCCGTCGGACTGGAACCCGCTGAAGCACTACTCCAACGTCTTCCGCGGATACAATCAGCCCCAACTCGACCTGTCCGATCCATGGCAATTCACCAATTTTCTCATTATGGAAGGAGACTAA
- the modB gene encoding molybdate ABC transporter permease subunit, producing MNWIAIWVTCKLAGLTALALLFVGLPIAYWLSFSRWRWKFLVESVVALPLVLPPTVLGFYILIAIGPHSPFGRLYTDLVGHPLPFTFEGLLLASILYSLPFAVQPFVAAFDQVDRRLIEASWTLGVSKLQTFFRLIVPLSTAGLVTGAVLSFAHTMGEFGVVLMIGGNLEGSTRTVSIDIYDEVQALNYAGAAKTALFLLVVSYAVLLVVYAVNRNVWAAWPQK from the coding sequence GTGAACTGGATCGCAATTTGGGTGACGTGTAAGTTAGCCGGGCTCACGGCGTTGGCGCTGCTGTTCGTCGGCCTCCCCATCGCCTATTGGCTGAGTTTCTCTCGCTGGCGGTGGAAATTTTTAGTCGAATCCGTGGTCGCGTTGCCGCTGGTACTCCCTCCGACCGTCCTGGGTTTTTATATTCTCATCGCCATCGGTCCCCACAGCCCGTTCGGGCGTCTGTATACTGATTTGGTCGGCCATCCGCTGCCCTTCACGTTTGAAGGATTACTCCTCGCGTCGATCCTCTATAGTCTCCCGTTCGCGGTGCAGCCGTTTGTGGCGGCGTTCGATCAGGTCGACCGGCGGTTGATTGAAGCCTCCTGGACGTTGGGGGTGTCGAAACTGCAGACGTTTTTTAGACTGATCGTCCCGCTATCCACAGCCGGTTTGGTGACCGGCGCGGTGTTGAGTTTTGCCCATACGATGGGAGAATTCGGCGTGGTATTGATGATCGGCGGCAATCTCGAAGGCTCCACCCGCACGGTCTCTATCGATATTTATGATGAGGTCCAGGCGCTGAATTATGCCGGCGCGGCCAAGACGGCGTTGTTTCTTCTCGTGGTGTCCTACGCCGTGTTGCTGGTGGTGTATGCGGTGAATCGAAACGTGTGGGCAGCATGGCCGCAGAAATAA
- the lexA gene encoding transcriptional repressor LexA, which translates to MMTASEFKRCREQLGFTQEQLAEALHTTRVSVARYESGMRRISGAVQVALTQLLKRTEIPMEGVVAAGLPIEPVAQSEWVEVPPSMVRPGETFALRVKGESMIEDGILPGDLVVVRKQSTARNGQTVVALVNREATIKTYFKRANSIELHPANAAMRPFVITPADEFSIEGILVGVIRHCDNS; encoded by the coding sequence ATGATGACGGCGAGCGAATTCAAACGATGTCGGGAACAGCTTGGATTTACCCAGGAGCAACTGGCCGAAGCGCTCCATACGACGCGGGTGTCGGTGGCCCGTTACGAATCCGGCATGCGTCGGATCAGTGGCGCGGTTCAGGTGGCGTTGACTCAGTTGTTGAAACGAACCGAGATCCCCATGGAGGGGGTCGTGGCTGCGGGGTTGCCCATCGAGCCGGTCGCCCAGTCGGAGTGGGTCGAGGTTCCTCCCAGTATGGTGCGGCCCGGCGAGACGTTCGCCCTGCGCGTCAAAGGGGAGTCGATGATTGAGGATGGGATTCTGCCCGGTGATCTGGTGGTGGTTCGAAAGCAATCCACCGCGCGGAACGGGCAGACCGTTGTGGCCCTGGTCAACCGTGAGGCGACGATCAAGACCTACTTCAAGCGTGCGAACTCCATTGAACTCCATCCCGCCAATGCCGCGATGCGTCCGTTTGTGATCACTCCCGCAGACGAATTTTCCATTGAAGGGATCCTTGTCGGTGTGATTCGCCACTGCGACAACTCGTAA
- a CDS encoding type III PLP-dependent enzyme has product MDEETLLQLAKIHRTPLVVVDHKVLRENYQQFRKHLPRVQVYYAVKANSDPAIVQTFYDEGASFDVASMAEFLIVHEKIKHLSAQEQQDYIWDRIIYANPIKAIETLKQLDQYKPLITYDNHEEVLKIARHAPHSGLVLRVAVPNTGSIVELSSKFGALPGEAVDLIAFAHNNKLEVEGLSFHVGSQCMNVQNYVQALHLTAGIFSEAKTRGFNLKLLDIGGGFPAHYDDSVPAFKSLADTINAELDRLFPEPIEILAEPGRFLVASAATAVSQVVGKTVRGGKLCYYLDDGVYHTYSGVIFDHCQYHLKSFRKDPTQLCAVFGPTCDALDTISLAEQLPDMDLGELVYSENMGAYCAASSTYFNGFPPAKVVHVNRDPSSDG; this is encoded by the coding sequence ATGGACGAAGAGACGCTGCTTCAACTGGCCAAAATTCATCGCACCCCGCTGGTCGTGGTGGACCACAAGGTGCTGCGGGAGAACTACCAGCAGTTTCGTAAACACCTGCCGCGTGTGCAGGTCTATTATGCGGTCAAGGCAAACAGCGATCCGGCCATCGTACAGACCTTCTACGACGAGGGGGCCAGCTTCGACGTCGCCAGCATGGCCGAGTTTTTGATCGTACATGAGAAGATCAAGCACCTGTCGGCGCAGGAGCAGCAGGATTACATTTGGGATCGCATCATCTACGCCAACCCGATCAAGGCCATCGAGACGCTCAAGCAGTTGGATCAATACAAGCCGTTGATCACCTACGATAACCATGAGGAGGTGCTCAAGATCGCCCGCCACGCCCCTCACTCGGGTCTCGTGCTGCGGGTGGCCGTGCCCAACACCGGGTCGATCGTAGAACTGTCGAGTAAGTTCGGTGCCTTACCGGGCGAAGCCGTAGACCTCATCGCCTTCGCGCATAACAACAAGCTTGAGGTTGAGGGGCTCAGTTTCCACGTCGGTAGCCAGTGTATGAACGTACAAAACTATGTCCAGGCGCTGCACCTGACAGCCGGCATTTTCTCCGAGGCCAAGACGCGTGGCTTCAACCTCAAGTTGCTCGACATCGGTGGCGGCTTTCCTGCCCATTACGACGACTCGGTTCCTGCCTTCAAGAGCCTGGCCGACACCATCAACGCCGAACTCGATCGCCTGTTTCCTGAGCCGATTGAGATCCTCGCCGAGCCGGGGCGCTTCCTGGTCGCTTCCGCCGCCACCGCCGTCTCACAGGTCGTCGGCAAGACGGTCCGTGGCGGCAAGCTCTGCTACTATCTCGACGACGGCGTCTATCACACGTACAGCGGCGTGATCTTCGACCACTGTCAGTACCATCTGAAAAGCTTCAGGAAAGACCCCACGCAGCTCTGCGCCGTGTTTGGGCCAACCTGTGATGCCCTCGACACCATCAGCTTGGCTGAGCAGTTGCCCGACATGGATCTGGGCGAATTGGTCTATTCCGAGAACATGGGCGCCTACTGCGCCGCCAGCAGTACGTACTTCAACGGCTTCCCGCCGGCCAAGGTCGTGCACGTGAATCGTGATCCCTCGTCGGACGGATAG
- a CDS encoding sigma-54-dependent transcriptional regulator yields MSTRDEETLLIVEADPTIRRSLANYLKTDYRVLGAKTGAEAWATLAKEKVDLILFDDGVADVKGVEFFREARVRYPDVVRILLTESREYSAVMNIIKEAAVYQVIPTPCPPWHLRLLIDRALESRELSRRHRMLSRDLKLSDGAFHNHKAHLTKLIRESYEFDKLVFASDAMLEVCNLARKAATTDLPVLIEGETGTGKELLARAVHGFSERKAFPFLAQNCGALPDELLQSELFGHKRGAFTGAVSDRLGLFVAADGGTVFLDEVSEVSPSFQVSLLRFLQEGEVKPLGSEKTRHTSVRIIAASNRPIKELVAAGAFRKDLYYRLRGFELTIPPLRNRVEDIAVLAEHFTRKYAEFSNRRIAGITVQMMRQLQAYPFPGNVRELETEIRRMVSLASQGEFLSTEHLSDDLAKVVPQDLRQKEMNLIHSSGTLKQKVERLEAQVVTQTLLRFRWNQSKVAKELGLSRVGLANKIRRYKLATTSAGDPPHAQPGRS; encoded by the coding sequence ATGTCTACTCGCGACGAAGAAACCCTTCTGATCGTCGAGGCCGATCCCACCATTCGCAGAAGCCTCGCGAACTATCTCAAGACCGACTATCGTGTCCTTGGTGCCAAAACGGGAGCCGAGGCGTGGGCAACGTTGGCTAAAGAAAAGGTCGATCTTATTCTCTTTGACGATGGCGTCGCTGACGTGAAGGGCGTAGAGTTTTTTCGCGAGGCCCGCGTGCGTTATCCCGATGTCGTCCGAATTCTCCTGACGGAGTCGCGCGAGTATTCGGCGGTCATGAACATCATCAAAGAGGCGGCGGTGTATCAGGTGATTCCCACGCCCTGTCCTCCGTGGCATCTCCGTCTTCTGATCGATCGTGCGCTTGAAAGTCGAGAGCTCTCGCGACGCCATCGAATGTTGAGCCGTGATTTGAAGCTGTCCGATGGCGCCTTTCACAATCACAAAGCCCATCTCACGAAGCTGATACGGGAAAGCTATGAATTCGATAAGCTCGTGTTTGCGAGCGACGCGATGCTGGAAGTCTGCAATCTGGCGAGGAAAGCGGCTACCACCGATTTGCCGGTGTTGATAGAAGGCGAAACCGGTACGGGGAAGGAGCTCTTAGCCCGGGCGGTTCATGGGTTTAGCGAGCGGAAGGCGTTCCCATTTCTCGCTCAGAATTGCGGGGCCTTGCCCGATGAGTTGCTCCAGTCGGAATTGTTCGGACACAAACGCGGGGCCTTTACGGGCGCCGTCAGTGATCGGCTGGGATTGTTTGTAGCCGCCGACGGAGGAACTGTCTTCTTGGATGAGGTGTCTGAAGTCTCCCCTTCCTTTCAAGTGAGTCTCTTGCGGTTTCTGCAGGAAGGCGAAGTGAAGCCTCTGGGTTCTGAAAAAACCCGCCATACAAGCGTCAGGATTATTGCCGCGTCGAATCGGCCGATCAAAGAACTCGTGGCGGCCGGTGCGTTTCGGAAAGACCTCTATTACCGTCTCCGCGGATTCGAACTCACGATTCCTCCTTTGCGAAACCGTGTTGAAGATATTGCAGTGCTTGCCGAGCATTTCACGAGGAAGTACGCTGAGTTCTCGAATCGTCGTATCGCAGGGATCACGGTGCAGATGATGCGCCAGCTTCAGGCCTACCCATTTCCTGGCAATGTGCGTGAGCTGGAAACTGAGATCCGACGCATGGTGTCTCTTGCCAGTCAGGGCGAATTTTTGTCCACGGAGCATTTGTCCGACGATTTGGCCAAGGTGGTGCCGCAGGATCTGCGGCAGAAAGAGATGAACTTGATCCACTCCAGCGGGACGCTCAAACAAAAAGTCGAGCGGTTGGAGGCCCAGGTTGTGACACAAACGCTGCTTCGATTCCGTTGGAATCAAAGTAAGGTGGCCAAGGAGTTAGGATTGTCCCGTGTCGGCTTGGCGAACAAGATTCGACGATACAAACTGGCGACCACCTCCGCTGGAGACCCGCCCCATGCCCAACCCGGACGATCCTAA